The Arachis ipaensis cultivar K30076 chromosome B03, Araip1.1, whole genome shotgun sequence region caatccccggcaacggcgccaaaaacttggtgcggtatttgtaacccactaacttaccggcaagtgcactgggtcgtaccaagtaataccttacgtgagtaagggtcgatcccacgaggaatgATAGATTAAGCAACAACagtatttgataggcttagttagacaaacagaacaGAATAATTGAGAGtttaaaagcattaaacaataatgaagagtttgaagacaggcaggtgaaTAAGTTGGGAGTAAAATATTGAGAagacagttaaggttttagagttatctatttttccggattaacttttcttactaactattttaatcatgtaggatttaatttattataaactatatgtgactataccctaattccttagaccttcctagtctcctctaaaattcattagctgctaattccttagtcaattaattccaattagaaggtgatgatcaaattccagtttatatgccacaaaaactctaattacccaaaaataaaaggattatatgtcacgtatcccgttaaatccagataattaaaatttaggagaatatgtttttaagctgttgttcaagtaaagagcttttccaagttttacaagaacgcatttagaaaaagggtcatacttccgttccacccaaattcataagatgaagagcgaaaacaattcttaaattataaattcatgcataaattaaaatagaaaaagcaataaaattaatccatagaaatagacagagctcctaaccttaacaatggagaattagttgctcatggttcaggtagaaaataaggattctaataaaatgtattttggtagtctgggattggaataatgttgaggtggtatcctcctatttatatctaatcctaattaatttaaaatctatctttaaaactaaaataatatcttttcctttttttaaaatttgaatttaaattagaattaattatagcaatcagcaaatcttcaattgatggatggggaccacttggcttcactaggatccacgcctaacttgggcttggcagcatgaattggagtttagttgagtgaagctacgcctaacttgggctttagtgcgcctagcttgaagtgggcaggaccaatctcgcgtattgttgttgtgtcttgcgcctaacttgagaaatctcaagttaggcgcagccttggcagcgaGTTCGGAGAAGAAGTGATGAGCGAGatttcttgacggtttagaatttcacaaatgaattctcgttgtaaagtatagtttccaaaccaatcaagaatcctttcatacaaaaatttttggttgtcacaaataacaatccccaataagaattaaccgaagtattaagactccgggtcatctcacaaggagttgcaatgaagtgtatgattattggctacgGGGATCAAGGGGTTTTTTGTTGAttagaggggcaataaaataaaaagacaagaaaagtaaattgagcaagtaattaaagaaaacaagtaataaagagagacattcatggcaatggattgagatTATAGGCTTTCTATTCTAGTCgtgcatgattaattcatcttatttagttaactcacatcgggagaatgtcaaacaagactaattaatcatgtcacaaatataaacaagaatttatctcattacgtcaactccaacaaatagggagaaagtctaacaagactagctaatctcaatccaaaagtcctaatcaactcactaatttaattagcaaaagattagcgtcaatggaaacaatactagctaacaactctagatcaccaacatgagttgggttttcatgactcaagattgcccaattactctttccaagccaagaatgctcaaaatctactctaacatccttccaagcattttatcaaacacttggaaggcataaaaggaaaccataataaaagtgcaagaataataaaatctaccaactacaatttgcaagaaaagtaaatcaacaactcaattcatcaataaaaagacatcaaacattaaattacattaaaagtaaatggaaatccaacaagggttcatcaacataaaagtaacaaaataaaggaaatgaacaagagaaactaagaagattagagtagtagcaacaagaaattaaaagagaaaactaaatcaaaacaataattaaaacttGGAttctaaactaccctaaattctagagaaaagagagagcttctttctctagaattctaccctaaaacatgatggaaactaaaactatgactacttttcttttcattcccccttcaatccttgggttcaatagcatcagaaatgggttggattgggcccaaaaagAGCTgcaaaattgctgggggcgattttataaaagtgggccacggacagcatcggcgcgtgcgcgcaaaGTGcgtgtgcgcgcccctgaacgcgaagcaacatatgcaaaatttatatcatttcgaagccccggatgttagctttccaacgcaactagaaccgcctcatttgaatctttgtagctcaagttatggtcgtttgagtgcaaagaggtcaggcttgaaactttacggttccttcatttcttcatgagttctcccactttgcatgcttttctcctcacttcttccatccaatacttgccttatgaacctgaaatcactcaacaaacacatcaaggcatcgaatggaatcaaagtggattaaaatcaccaatttaagggcctaaaaagcatgttttcacatttaagcacaaatcaagggagaattgcaaaaccatgctatttcattgaataaatgtgagaaaaggtgataaaatcccccaaaataagcacaagataaaccacaaaattggggtttatcaagaagtatagactattatatattgttggaaagctctggaagttagctttccaactccactaaaatcacgtccattggacctctgtagcttgagttattcaggtttgaattcagagaggtcagggttgacagcatcgttcgccttcatctcttcttctgcagaaactccatcaaatccagctgaatgctacctaaaataaacagaattgcacaagactcaaagtagcacccatattggctaaaagataattaattctttattaaaatcaacaatttagatgcaaattcacaaggaaaagataggaaagatgctcacggaTCACACTACtatattttgatatatcttaTGTGTATCTTATGCTTTAGgttagtagcttcgttagtacgttttgcgcttttgaaatcctatttttgagctatatctttcatcaagcttctagattatactattctttctatatatatatatatatatatatatatatatatatatatatatatatatatagaaagaatagtataatctagaagcttgatgaaagatatagctcaaaaataggatttcaaaagcgcaaaacgtactaacgaagctactaacCTAAAGCATAAGATACACAtaagatatatcaaaatataGTAGTGTGAtccgtgagcatctttcctatcttttccttgtgaatttgcatctaaattgttgattttaataaagaattaattatcttttagccaatatgggtGNNNNNNNNNNNNNNNNNNNNNNNNNNNNNNNNNNNNNNNNNNNNNNNNNNNNNNNNNNNNNNNNNNNNNNNNNNNNNNNNNNNNNNNNNNNNNNNNNNNNNNNNNNNNNNNNNNNNNNNNNNNNNNNNNNNNNNNNNNNNNNNNNNNNNNNNNNNNNNNNNNNNNNNNNNNNNNNNNNNNNNNNNNNNNNNNNNNNNNNNNNNNNNNNNNNNNNNNNNNNNNNNNNNNNNNNNNNNNNNNNNNNNNNNNNNNNNNNNNNNNNNNNNNNNNNNNNNNNNNNNNNNNNNNNNNNNNNNNNNNNNNNNNNNNNNNNNNNNNNNNNNNNNNNNNNNNNNNNNNNNNNNNNNNNNNNNNNNNNNNNNNNNNNNNNNNNNNNNNNNNNNNNNNNNNNNNNNNNNNNNNNNNNNNNNNNNNNNNNNNNNNNNNNNNNNNNNNNNNNNNNNNNNNNNNNNNNNNNNNNNNNNNNNNNNNNNNNNNNNNNNNNNNNNNNNNNNNNNNNNNNNNNNNNNNNNNNNNNNNNNNNNNNNNNNNNNNNNNNNNNNNNNNNNNNNNNNNNNNNNNNNNNNNNNNNNNNNNNNNNNNNNNNNNNNNNNNNNNNNNNNNNNNNNNNNNNNNNNNNNNNNNNNNNNNNNNNNNNNNNNNNNNNNNNNNNNNNNNNNNNNNNNNNNNNNNNNNNNNNNNNNNNNNNNNNNNNNNNNNNNNNNNNNNNNNNNNNNNNNNNNNNNNNNNNNNNNNNNNNNNNNNNNNNNNNNNNNNNNNNNNNNNNNNNNNNNNNNNNNNNNNNNNNNNNNNNNNNNNNNNNNNNNNNNNNNNNNNNNNNNNNNNNNNNNNNNNNNNNNNNNNNNNNNNNNNNNNNNNNNNNNNNNNNNNNNNNNNNNNNNNNNNNNNNNNNNNNNNNNNNNNNNNNNNNNNNNNNNNNNNNNNNNNNNNNNNNNNNNNNNNNNNNNNNNNNNNNNACTTAGAATTGtcataatctctgattaacctttgctttacgatgcaaggtaaagcttaggctaattagggtgttacatttaggggtatcagagcagtttttcctcgtgagcctgaggaatggaccgattgtgcttcattgcatactctatgtgtcttttctttgatgctattaggttatctgattgatatatgcatagcatgcttgtttgtgagtgcctgtttgagataattgaagcactaagcttttgatattgagactgatcaccttgatatcgattgtttggtgtggacaGGAACCCTACATGGCCACTCGTTGACGAGGTCGAGCATGGTCACGAAAAAGTAGAAATGAGCAACCAGCTGACAATCATGCCAAATTTTTGGCGGCAATGGCTAATTTGGCAAATACTATGGAGGCTAATGCTGatgcgactctgcaagctgtgcagaggttaggccaactAGCTGGGAATGGCAATGAAAACGGTGAAGGGAATGCTAATGATAATGCTGAGGAAAACGGTAATAACACCGGGAGAGTTCTGATGATCTTGGCGACGTTCctcaaggttcatccgccaaTTTTTCGAGGGTCAACTAACCCTACAGAAGCGGACAACTGGTTCCAAGGCATGGAGCGTGCTTTACAGGCACAGCATGTTTCAAACGATCAGtatgttgaatttgctgcttatCAACTGGCAGGAGAGGCCCAGCACTGGTGGCAAGCTAAGTGTCGCTTGCTACAACTTCAGAACGCCGATGTTCCGTGGGACTTATTCCAGACGGCTTTTTATAAGAAGTACTTCCCTGAGTCTGTAAGGGAAGCAAAGTAGATGGAActgatgcagctgaagcaaggttccttaTCTGTGGCAGACTATACCAGAAAGTTTGAGGAACtctgtaggttttctagggtatgtCAGGGTGTCCCGGAGACTTATCAGAGTTGGAAGTGTATCAAATACCAAAGGGAGTTGAAGGACATTATGACTACTGTTGCTCCTATGGAGATCCGTGTCATCTCCGACTTAGTGAACAAAGCAAGGGTGGTGGAGGAGTATGCCAAGACCGTGGCAGCATCCAAGGACACTCATGGAGGGAGCTCTAGTCGGGGGCGTGGCAagtattttcatccgagaggacaaAACTTTAAGAGAGGAGGATATGTGCCTCAAGGACAAGGAGGCTTCAGAAGGAACACCCATGATCAGTTTCAGCGTGGCAAAGGGagaggaaatcagagtaagaGTTCTCCAAATTTAGCTTGTGATCGTTGTGGACGTTTTCATCCATATAACTCTTGCAAAATTGGTATAGGTGGGTGCTTTAACTGTGGCTTGCCTGGTCATTTTTCGAGTGATTGCACACGTGGGAAGAACCCAGGCGCGGGTCAGAGTCAGCACCAGGGGCGAGTTTTTGCTGTGAATGCCAAGGATGCTTCTAAGGAGGATCCAttgatgagaggtatatgtcTAATTGGTGATAAATCCTTAGttgcattatatgatactggagcttcgcaTTCGTTATTTCGTTTGCTAAAGTTGAGGAATTAAGCTTGAAAGTGTCAGAGTTACCATTTGATATGCATGTACATACTCCACATCAGACGGTTATGACTAGGTCATGATGTAGGCAAGTAGGTTTCAAACTTGAGGGTAGAGACTTTGTGCATGTCTTGATCTGTTTGCCAATGGTTAGAttggagatgattttggggtttgattggttgtcgaagAATCGGGTTTTGTTAGATTGCTTTGAGCGGTCAATTCGGTTTATGCCGGAAGGAGAAAATGGAGCGATGGTAGCTATGGGGtattacctgaactctgtaaTAGTGTGTTGTAGTGGGGAAGAGTGTCAAGGTTATATTTTGTTGGCTGCTAATGCGTTGGGTGATGCCCAGAActtggatcagattccggtagcTAGAGAATTTCTGGAGGAATTCCCAGAGGATATTCCTGAATTCCTACCTCAAAGGGAGATTGAATTTGCGATTGAATTGGTGCCGGGAGCCGGACCAGTGTCAATTGCACCGTATAGAATGGCTCTGATAGAGCTGGCAGAattaaagactcagttggaagagcttctgaataagaggttcattcgaccgagtgtatcaCCGTGGGGAGCGCCGATTttattggtaaagaagaaggatggagggTTGCGACTGTGTGTGGATTACCGACAATTGAACAAAGTGACTGTGAATAATACGTACCCgctgccaaggatagatgacttgatggatcaattgcATGGAGCCGGAGTGTTTTCCAAGATCGATTTGAGATTCGGTTACCATCTGATAATGGTGAAAGAGGATGATATCCCCAAGACTACGTTTAGAACACGCTATGGACACTATGAGTTTAtggtaatgtcctttgggttaacgaatgcacctgctgttttcatggattacatgaacagagtctttcgtccctttttggacaaattcgtggtggttttcatagatgaCATCTTGGTTTACTCTAAGACGGAAAAGGAGCATGAAGAAcacttgaggattgtgttgcaaatcttAGAAGAGCAGAAGTTGTATGCTAAGTTGACCAAGTGCGAGTTCTGGAAGGAGGAAGTAAAGTTCCTAGGTCACGTGGTAAGTAAAGGAGGGATAGCTGTGGATCCTTCTAAGGTTGAAGCGATAATGGAATGGGAAAGGCCAACGACAGTGATGGAAGTCATGAGCTTTTTGGGCTTGGCCGGATATTACCAGAGATTCATTGAAGGATTCTCCCGGATTGCGCTACCGATGACGAAATTAACAAGGAAAGAGGTGCCTTTTGTGTGGACGTCAGAGTATGAAGAAAGTTTTCAAACTTTGAAGCAAAAGTTAACTTCCACGCCAGTTTTGATTTTACCAAAACCGCATGAACCATTCGAAGTGTACTGTGATTCTTCcttgaagggtttgggttgcgtgttgatgcaacatcgaaatgtggtggcttacgcatTGCGTCAACTGAGACCGCATGAGATGAATTACcccactcatgacttggaattagcaGCGATTGTGTTTGCACTGAAGATTTGGAGGCACCACTTGTACGGAGTGAGGTTTAGCATtttttctgatcataagagtctcaattacatctttgatcagaaggAGCTAAATATGCgccagagaaggtggatggagttgctaaaagattatgattttgagttGAGTTATCATCCTGGAAAGACGAATGTGGTAGCAAACGCTTTGAGTCGGAAGTCCTTGACAATAGCTTGGATGAGGATTAAGGAAgaggagctagtagataagtttgtggatcttaagctggatattggtgaagttgccggAAGAGCTTGTTTGAACCAGCTACAGATTTCAAGCACGTTTAAATCAGAAATACAaagggctcagcaagatgagcaaaAGCTTCAGCAATTGTTTCAACCAGTTGGTGAGAAGAGGCGTGAAGAATTCACTAAGGATGATGAATGGTTGTGGAGATATAAGGGGAGAATTTGTGTACTAGATGTTGGGAGTTTGAGGCAAGACTTGTTGTCAAAAGCTCACAaagggctcagcaagatgagcaaaAGCTTCAGCAATTGTTTCAACCAGTTGGTGAGAAGAGGCGTGAAGAATTCACTAAGGATGATGAATGGTTGTGGAGATATAAGGTGAGAATTTGTGTACCAGAAGTAcgaagatgtattatgacttaaagaagatgttctgtTGGCCTGagatgaaaggtgatgtagcaACAATGGTATCCAAGTGCCTGACGTGTCAGaaagtgaagatagagcatcagaagCCGTCGGGAATGCTACAGCCTCTTGAGATTCCccagtggaagtgggaaggaattgcaatggactttgtgaccGGATTACTGAGtactaggtcgggatttgatgtGGTTTGGGTGGTcatggatcgcttaaccaaatccactcattttctgcctatccgaGTGAACTATTCTATAGAGGAGTTAGCTAGGTTGTATATcaaggagatagtaaggttgcatgcTATGCCATTGAGCATAGTATCGGACCGTGATTCCCaattcacatcaaggttttggggagcttttcaaagAGCTTTCGGTATGAAGCTATGTCTCAGTACCACATATCATCCGCAAACTAATGGACAGTTGGAAATGACTATTCAGACGCTAGAATATATGCTGAGAGCATGTGTGTTGGATCAACCTGGAAGTTGGGATCgctacatgccattggtggagtttgcgtacaacaatagctttcatgtgagcattgggatggctccgtatgaagctttgtatggacggaagtgccaatctccactttgttggtatgaatctgGTGAAGCAAGTGTTTTAGGTCCTGATGTAatagcagagactactgagaacaTTAAGAAAATTCGTGCAAGTATTTTAACTACTCAGAGTCGATAGAAGAGCTACGTGGACCAGAAAAGGAAACTGTTAGAGTTTAAACTGGGAGAACATGTATTTCTTCGAGTTACACCGACAACTAGGATTGgaagagcaatcaaaaccaagaagttgaatccaaggtatataggaccgtttgagatcctgaagagattcgggccggtggcgtatcaagtAGCCTTGCCACCTTATCTGTCTAACTTACATGACGTATCCCACGTGTCACAATTCCGTAAGTAGACGTCAGATACGGCTCATGTGTTAGAGCCTGAGTCGGTTGAGTTGAGGGAGAACTTGACCTTCCAAGTGACGCCAATGAGAATTGGTGATGCTATGTGAAGAAGTTGCGAGAAAAGGAAGTCTCGTTGGTCAAAGTTGCTTGCAAGTGAGCAGGTGTtgaagagcatacttgggaatTGGAATCCGAGATGAGAAAGGATTATCCCGAGCTtttctcaggtaattcaaattttgagggtaaaatttcttatttggtatggaaaatgtaAGAACTGCAACTAATCAACTGGTTAATTAAGTGAAAATATTGCCCAAAATAGGTTctgaaaagttagagtgagaatttgaggatttgaaagtgatttttggactcagtgggtctttttgagtcagaaaatgtgctttcttcaaaaaaccgtaaaaaatcgcGAACCGACAGTTGAACCGGTTAAACCGGTTTAAGTCTTCCCGGTACCacatgagaaaaagtgaaaacaataaaaaatcttataaaaatagtagaaatggaaaatcgggcgttaattttaaaggtttggcccgaagttggaccaaatgggctaaaaacgctaacgggttggaccgagcccaagttcggcccaagcccaacatataaatggTTCATTTAGTGAACCAAACCAGCCACAACAccattaaacacacacacactttaGATTTGAAAGAGGgaaggagaggaagaagagaacacTATGCACACCTCTCTTCTCTTcgcgatatctcgagctacggtgcttcgatttgcgtgccgtcagtggctacgcatttcttgtgaagagctctacaagactcatataagaaactggtaagtAAAGCTGGAAATCCCTTCAGTTATTCTCCTCAAAATATTGGGTAATTAGGGCTTTGGGTTAAATGAGtatttgtgattttggatgtttaggtttgctctaatccttgcttagcattggattGTTGCTATCAAAtctattggaaaaggtaagaacTACTAAACTCttgtaattttatgtttaaatggaaccctaggttgatttgtgatggtttatgcatatatagtttgattattgtgattttgggagctattggaacatattggtgcttgttgaagtggaattgaaagcttAGATTGTAGTTGGGAACTTGATTGTGCTAAATTGGAGTTTTGGGTTCAtatagggaatcggccaaggtatggtttcggttttctctatgtagtatataatattcatggacacttaggctaatgacccataggataggtttgaaattAAATGGTTGTTGAATTGTTAAATGATGGTATGTGGtgatttatgatgaattaatAATTGTTGAATTTGAGTATGATGAATGATGGTAATATGATAATGATGATTGATTGTGTAAATTAAAAAGGCATGGTGATGATATAAGTGTtgttgaaattgatgatttggtAGTGTGGTTGTAGAAATGTGACATATTGGTGTTGATGTTGAAGATGATGAGATGTGAATAGAAATATGGTAAGTTTGGTGTATTGTGATATAAAAGGTGATATTTGGTAAAAATTAGAGTTTGGAATAGTTTGGTATGGTTTGGAATGTGCATGTTAAGGAATTGtggaaattgtgaatttgggtaaAAGTTGGTTCTTGGTGaactttgttcgatcataacttttgcctcgattttcaaaattgattggaACTTATTTGGAATTAAACCTTATTGAAAACCCTtcaatttgatataaagtttgtaaaatttgggtttttgta contains the following coding sequences:
- the LOC107633468 gene encoding uncharacterized protein LOC107633468, translating into MELMQLKQGSLSVADYTRKFEELCRFSRVCQGVPETYQSWKCIKYQRELKDIMTTVAPMEIRVISDLVNKARVVEEYAKTVAASKDTHGGSSSRGRGKYFHPRGQNFKRGGYVPQGQGGFRRNTHDQFQRGKGRGNQSKSSPNLACDRCGRFHPYNSCKIGIGGCFNCGLPGHFSSDCTRGKNPGAGQSQHQGRVFAVNAKDASKEDPLMRGICLIGDKSLVALYDTGASHSLFRLLKLRN
- the LOC107633467 gene encoding uncharacterized protein LOC107633467 encodes the protein MANLANTMEANADATLQAVQRLGQLAGNGNENGEGNANDNAEENGNNTGRVLMILATFLKVHPPIFRGSTNPTEADNWFQGMERALQAQHVSNDQYVEFAAYQLAGEAQHWWQAKCRLLQLQNADVPWDLFQTAFYKKYFPESVREAK